The DNA region CGCAGGAGCAGCCGCCCGTCTTACCGAAATGTTTACCCAAACTGGCTCATGTTGTTGATCCACGGGATTGTTTTACGAGCATGCTCATGCCTGAAACGATTGCTGTGGAGAGCACCAGCCGATGGCGCCTCGGCGCCTTAGGCGTTAGCCTGCATACAGCTGCGCTCGCCTGCACTCGCGATGCCTTGATCCAGTGAGCCCAATGCATCCTCCACACTCTCCGCTTCTTACGGCAAAGCTTATTCCGCAAGTTGAACCGAGTACCGAGGTTGAAATCGGATCTCGGCATACGCACACCGAGCGCTGTTGAAGATCCGCCTAGGCTGCCACTCACTTTCCGCATGTGCTAGCGGAGCTAGCTATTGCCAGCCATTGCCAGCACTCACAGCCTGATTGCGCACTGCGGGCGCGGGTGCGagcgcccgcgcccgcaCCTGCACCCTCGCTTACCTAAAGTAGAAGGACTTTGGCAATCGCCGCTTTTTGACATCGCCCTCACCCTCGCTGCCCTGCACATGCGCCTCCTGTAACCGTGTAAACAATGACTTCATCTGCATCCAGTCTGATCCTTGATGAAGCAAATTGCCATGCCAAAAATTCAGACACTGCACCAACATTCCTGCTTGTCACAATGGTTGCTGCtgtcaacaaaaatatACGAGCACGGTTTCCCGTGTTTCCCAACGTCTACGCCACAGTTGTGAGTGCAAGGCTGCCGCGCGGGTCGTTTCGtagcaacagcagcagctacTGCCTGTTGGATCCGTGGCGCAAGGTCTTCTAGTTCACCTAGTTACATGATCCGTTAGAGTATATTGGGTTATACAGGGCTAAAAAGGAATCCAGGCCAGCTAGAATTCGCTCCCTCAGCGTGGATGGTGGCGGCGTCACCGGTGAGCCGCGTACACGGGTCCCGGCTTCGAGGAGCCGGTATATCGTCAGATCAACATTCGATATACCGAGGAAACAACTTGAAACGTTGCACATTCGTGCTGGTCGCTGAACCTGCGACTTGATTTTTTCCTGTTGTTACGACGTGGAAAAAGTCAACATTTCGTTTCCAGGGACAATCGAGGGTAAAAGCGGGCAGCGGCACGCATAACAGTTGGCGCGAGGACGTGCAGCTGCGGCGCGCAGTGGCAGGCCGGCAGGTGCGTCATGTGCAGGTGTGCCATGCCCAACCCAACGAGTGTCATATGGCCGACGCGGTGTGTGTTGATGGAGCTCGAGCGTGCGGTTGACAGAAGTGAGAAGTGCCAAGTAGACTGGCACGTGTTTAGGGGCCCGCGAGAGGCAGGTCTTCGGAGGTCTCCGAGAAGGAGATGAGGTCCGACGCCGCGACGTTGCTCTGCATGCCGACCAGCTGGCGCATGGGGGGCCGGGCGCGGGTCACTTCGCCGTTCGGCAGTAGGTAAGTGCCGCCCTCTGTTTTGAAGTGTAGCTTGTAGTGGCGCGTCATGTTCGAGCGGGCGTTGAACTGCTTGTCGCAGTTCTCGAACGGGCAGGTGAAGGGCTTGTCGCCCGTATGGGTGTTGTTGTGGGTGGCCAGTGAGGAGGGCCGGTTGAAGCACTTACCACAGCTGGCGCAGACGTAGCGCGGCTGGAGCTTGAGCTTCGACACGGCCCGCGCGTCTTCGGAGGCGGTCTTGCCAGCGTCGAGCGTCGCAAAACTAGGACGCTTGGCGCGGCAGTGTGAGGAACGGCGTCCGCTGGCCACGTCGTTGGTGCTCTTGTTGCGCTTCTGGGCGTCGACCAGGCTCCAGGGCGGGCGCGAGGGCGAGCTGGAGTGCGAGTAGAGCAACTGTGCCAGGTCGAAGGAGTCCGAGCGGGCCGGTAGCGCGCAGCGCGACCGCCCGCAGGGCTCGGCCACGAACAGAGCGTCCGCGTCGGTGGAGTCGGACTCCTCCAGGTCCGAGAAGGTGAGCGGGCCTGCGCTCGCGCCAGCGCCGTGCGGCTGCGCGTGGGCCGGCGGAAGTTCGTCGCACGAGCTGGAGCCGGAGATGTACGCATAGCTGTCGCGGGCGTCGTGGGCGTCGCACGAGTCGTGCCCGCCGTGTTCGCCGTGGTCCTGGAACTGGAAGTGCGAGTCGCCGAACACCAGCGGGTTCGTGGCCAGCCCGTCCGTGTACATGTGCATCTGGTCCTGCTGGAAAAGCGCGTGGTGCGACGTCAGGCTCAGCACCTCTTCGGACGACTTGAACGACGTGAACAAGTCGCCTGCGACCCTCGAGCCGTCCAGCGGCTGGTACGTCTCCCAGAACGCCGGTACGCGCTGTGGTTCTTCGTGCAGCTGTGACTTAGCCATGCCGCGCTGCGTTGTGTTGTTGTATTTCGGCGAGCCGCGACCGCGTGTCACTGTCGTTGTGCGTAGTACGTGAGATTAGTAGACGAAGGCTCGAACGTGAGAGAAAGCGAGTGTGTGTCTCGGCACGCccaggaaaaaaaaaagagtgTACGGGCGTGTGCACGTAGGAAAGAACCCTTATAGCTTTGTTGTTGGTGCGCAAGTGGATTTTTCTGTCCCCTGACGCTTGAAACTTCGCTGACACCTGGGGTACCTCCCGCTGTCGCTGTCTATGCCCATTTAACTTATATACCGCCCATGGATTTCCCGAGCTCCCGCGTCCTTGCTTGCTCTTACGCGGAcaccgccgccgcgccgccTATTGCACCTGCAGGGAACCTGTGGCCAGGGGCTCGCCAGTGTTTTTCTTCctgctgctcttcaggTATCCGGCTCTCCCGCGACGTGCCAGGTTTCCTTGCCGACGGCTCCAATAATCGTGTTTACATGCTGCAAGGaggccgcgcgcgcggcctCCTTGCAGCAGCCGCGGCTATTAAAGCTTACTCGGCTTGgtggcggcgccgccgccctGGCTACTGCTTACCATCATCATGCGTCTCGCACGCGCCCGCGTCAGAAACCCAGCAGGGTAAGGGGATTTGAAACAAGGCCGCCAAAcgggttttggaaaattaATAGGCAGGAATGACGCGCGGGACCTGCAACGCGCATGAGCCTTCCTGCAGCTCGGCATATAGAAGACCTGCGCAGAGCCGCTCTACAAGCGAGCCACGCGTGGCAGAGCGTCATAACGCGGCCGGCTAACGCTCGCTGGCTGCTGATCCGCACCTGGAGGGCAGCAGAAAGCAGGAAAAACAACCGCTGCAGCAGTGCTTGTTCGCGTGCGTCACCCCTGTGACGATGACGTGCGCTCAAAGCCGAATCACGAAACACAAGCCAGCAGCAACGGGAGGTGAGCCAAGCGCCGGGCGCAGCCAGCGCTGCCCACAGGTGTGGCTCGTTCCCGACGAGGCGTTAAGCGGAGCTTCAAACACGAGAGCGCACACGAGCACGCACGCGAGTGTGCGCTCTCGATGCAGCCGGTGCGGGTTACGTAGATGGCTGCGGCTTCGAGTATCCGTTTCTGTTTTCCGCCGACGGCTGTAGCACGCGCGAGGCCGCGTCCGGGCGCGTGCAACGCCTAAGGCCGCGCGAAAGCAAAAGCCGCCGGGCGGCAGATCCCGCGCGGCCTCCAGCGCAAATCGTATGCCATATTACATAATCATACAGCAGGCACTTTGCGCCACGCACGGAACCTCTTGCATGCAGGGATGCTCCCTTCGAAGGCAGGGCGGCGCCGGGGATGGGGGACGCGCAGGACTCTAGCCAGGCACTTGCAGGCCGGGCTTTGAGCGGGGCCCGCGCGTGCCGCCGATCTTATCGAGGGCCGCGTGTCGCACAGCGGGCGTCGAGCGTCGCCTTTGGCCTTAACCTCTGTCTGGAGCGCCCGCATAGGGCGGGAGTCCGCGCTGCAGCCGAGGCTACCGTAGGGGAGGCAGGAGGTCCTTGTTGGCGCATGGATCGTCACTGCAGCCACTCGTGTCGCGGGGGTCTCTGCACAAAGGCACCGGGATGCAGCAGCCCGCAGATGCCTGCGTACGGAAGCGCCGCGTGGTCGCACAGGGCGTAGGAACCGGGGCGCTCTGCCGCGTCAGCCGCAGGAAACTTGCCAGCTGCGCCCTTAAACCTGAAGGGCACATGGACCGGGCCAGGAGGGAGCACCCCGTTCTCAGACGCTCGTTTCCCGAGAGCCCGTGATCACGCGGTCTCTGTTTTCCAGAGTGGTCCCATGTTGACGCGAGGGTTTGGAGATAGTTTCCACATGGCATGGTGGGCGCCTATCCAGGCACCCGAGTCGTGTTAGTATTCATTGTAGGGGTGCGCGTGCGCCGCGCACGCGCGCACATCTAT from Lachancea thermotolerans CBS 6340 chromosome C complete sequence includes:
- a CDS encoding C2H2-type zinc finger protein (conserved hypothetical protein) codes for the protein MAKSQLHEEPQRVPAFWETYQPLDGSRVAGDLFTSFKSSEEVLSLTSHHALFQQDQMHMYTDGLATNPLVFGDSHFQFQDHGEHGGHDSCDAHDARDSYAYISGSSSCDELPPAHAQPHGAGASAGPLTFSDLEESDSTDADALFVAEPCGRSRCALPARSDSFDLAQLLYSHSSSPSRPPWSLVDAQKRNKSTNDVASGRRSSHCRAKRPSFATLDAGKTASEDARAVSKLKLQPRYVCASCGKCFNRPSSLATHNNTHTGDKPFTCPFENCDKQFNARSNMTRHYKLHFKTEGGTYLLPNGEVTRARPPMRQLVGMQSNVAASDLISFSETSEDLPLAGP